CCGATTGTTCAATTGTGCGTTTGGCGCTGGCGGTGTTCTTGTCCGTCGTCGCCATCTACCCCCCATCCGGCCCACGCCGGGTGCCCCGATGGAGCGTAACACGAGCTACTAGTCATTGGAATACGTAGGGATAGTCACGCGGCAGTAGGTCTGCCGCATGACCGTTGGGTAGGTATCAGGAAATGACGAGCGTTTGGAATTGTGCAGCGTGCAGGCGCTGATATACGCCCTTGGCCGCTACCAGGTCCTGATGGCGGCCCTCTTCAACGATGCCCGATTCGTCGACGACGACGATGCGATCGGCGTTCTGGATCGTCGCAAGCCGGTGCGCGATCACGAGTGTCGTCCGCCCGACGGCAAGCTCGGTCAACGATGCTTGAATCGCGCGTTCGGTTTCGGAGTCGAGCGCCGAGGTCGCCTCATCGAGAATCAGGATTGGCGGGTTCTTGGCGAACATGCGCGCGATGGCGAGGCGCTGCTTCTGCCCGCCAGATAGCTTGACGCCGCGCTCGCCGATCACGGTATCGAGCCCTTCGGGCATGCTCTCGACGACGGACTCCATCCTGGCCCGGCGCACTGCATCCCAGACTTCGTCCTCGGTTGCATCGAGCCGACCGTAGATGATGTTGTCGCGAATCGTGCCGGTGAACAGGAACACGTCCTGCTGAACGACGCCGATCTGCTTACGGAGCGACGCAAGGGTCAGCGACCGGATGTCGTAGCCATCGATCGTGACGCGACCGGCATCAACCTCGTAGAACCGTGGCAAGAGCGACGCGATCGTCGTCTTCCCGGCACCCGAGGGTCCGACGAACGCGATCGTCTCTCCGGCTCGAATCGTCAGGTTGATGTTACTGAGGACCTTCTTCTCAGGCCCGTAGCCGAATGTGACGTTCTCATAGCGGATGTCGCCGCGCAGTCGGTCGACGGTGATTGCGTCCGGCGCATCCTGAATGTCTGGCTCAGTGTCGATCAACTCAGTGTAGCGACGGAAGCCGGCCAGGCCCTTCGGGTAAATCTCCAGGACAGTGTTGATCTTCTCCATCGGCCGGAAGAACACGCCAACCAGCAGCAGGAAGCTGACGAACTGGCCCTCTGTCAGCCGATTGTGCAGCACGAAGTAGGCACCCGCGACCATGACGACGACCTGTGCCAACCGCATCGAGACGTAGCTCAGCGACATGCTGGCGGTCATGATTCGATAGGCCTCGAGCTTGGTGGAGCGGTAGCGCTGGTTCGCCTTGGCGAACAGATCACGCTCGTGGTCTTCGTTCGCGAACGCCTGAACGACGCGGATGCCACCAACGTTGTCCTCAATGCGGGCGTTGAACTCGCCGACCCGGCCGAAGAGCGACTTCCAGTTGGAGGTCATTTTGGTGCCGTAGCGGACGGTGATCCAGCCGGTCATCGGAACGATCAAGGCGGCGATGATTGCGAGCGCCGGGTTGACATAGAGCATCAGGCCGAGCGCGCCGATGAAGGTCATCACGGCGATGAACAGATCCTCAGGGCCGTGGTGGGCGACCTCGCCGATTTCCTCAAGATCCTTGGTGATGCGCGCGACGAGATGTCCCGTCTTCTGGTTATCGAAGAACCGGAATGAGAGCTTCTGAAGATGGTCGAAGCTCTTGCGGCGCATCTCGGTCTCGATGTTGATGCCGAGCATGTGGCCCCAGTAGCCGACAACGACCATCAGGACCGCGTTGACCAGGTAGATTGCCATCAGTCCTATGGCAAACAGGACGATGAGACCCCAGTCTTCGCCCGGAAGAAGACTGTCGACAAATGTGCCGACCGCCATCGGGAAGGCGAGCTCCAGGACTCCGGAAAGGACTGCGCAACTGAAGTCGATGATGAATAGCTTGCGGTGAGGTCGGTAATAGCCGAAGAACCGCTTAACAACAGGGAGTGTCGTTGTGCTCACGTGCGTTTACTGTACCTCTTCAACTCACCTGGTCGCAGGCGCTATTGTACTCGCGGTGCTCGGCTATTGTGACAATGAATATACCCGTCAACAACGATCAGAGTGGGCTTGTGCCGTCAATCGCTCCGAGATCCAGGGATTCAATGAATGCCCGGAATGGATCAGGTGTCGACTCGCATGCGTCTTCGACCGTGGCTCGCCCAGTATCTGACAGTTCGGGGCAGACTGTTTCCAGGTCCGACTCGCTGATCGTGATGGCCCGCCTTGAACGACAGGCAAGCACAATTGCGTCGGCCGGGTGGGCCGGTATGCGCAAATCGCCGACGGGACCATCAAGCACAATCGACGCTTCTAATTCGCCATGCAGGCCAAGCATCAGGCTGGTCTCACGAACGGTAGAGCCGGACGCCGCCAGCGAATCCTCCAGCAGCTTGTAGATGCGCGATCGCCCGCTCGCGCAGTCACATGCCGTTGGCGAAAGTGCCTGCGCATCATCTGGCGTAATCGAGATCCAGATGACGCGTTCAGAGCGGGCACACAGGCCGAGGAGCGGATGCCCATGTTGTGCACACCAGGCGAGTCCATGAATTGTCAGGCGAACGTCCGACATTGCTCCTGCTCCTCCCAGAGGTTCTCTGCCTGCCCGTACCGCCGAGCTATCGAAACCAGGGCTGCGCCTCAATTCCGAGGATTATACTCGGGATTATCGTAGATGGGGTAATGACCGCTGTCAAGATCGAGGTAGGTAGCAGTCCTGTATGGGTCTGAGTCAAACGGGTGGGAGATCTTTCGGTTGCGACCTCAAGATGACAGGGGAACATGGAGGTTACCAGTCCAGCGAGTCGGCAATGCCAGCAATGGCGAGCAGTTCGGTCCGGCAGCCAACCCCTTGTCCTGTCATTTCGAACCGCAGTGAGAAATCTCCCCTGCGTTGGACTGAGTCAAACGGGTGGGAGATCTTTCGGTTGCGACCTCAAGATGACAGGGGAACATGGAGGTTGCCAGCCCAGCGAGTCGGCAATGCCAGCAATGGCGAGCTGTCCGGTCCGGCAGCCAACCCCTTGTCCTGTCATTTCGAACCACAGTGAGAGATTCCCACCCGTTCGACACAGTCCCACGCATGACAGATAATTCGCGTGTACGCGCGAAATCTCAGGTTTTGGGGCTGGCTGCCGCGTCAACTTG
The Thermomicrobiales bacterium genome window above contains:
- a CDS encoding ABC transporter ATP-binding protein/permease; protein product: MSTTTLPVVKRFFGYYRPHRKLFIIDFSCAVLSGVLELAFPMAVGTFVDSLLPGEDWGLIVLFAIGLMAIYLVNAVLMVVVGYWGHMLGINIETEMRRKSFDHLQKLSFRFFDNQKTGHLVARITKDLEEIGEVAHHGPEDLFIAVMTFIGALGLMLYVNPALAIIAALIVPMTGWITVRYGTKMTSNWKSLFGRVGEFNARIEDNVGGIRVVQAFANEDHERDLFAKANQRYRSTKLEAYRIMTASMSLSYVSMRLAQVVVMVAGAYFVLHNRLTEGQFVSFLLLVGVFFRPMEKINTVLEIYPKGLAGFRRYTELIDTEPDIQDAPDAITVDRLRGDIRYENVTFGYGPEKKVLSNINLTIRAGETIAFVGPSGAGKTTIASLLPRFYEVDAGRVTIDGYDIRSLTLASLRKQIGVVQQDVFLFTGTIRDNIIYGRLDATEDEVWDAVRRARMESVVESMPEGLDTVIGERGVKLSGGQKQRLAIARMFAKNPPILILDEATSALDSETERAIQASLTELAVGRTTLVIAHRLATIQNADRIVVVDESGIVEEGRHQDLVAAKGVYQRLHAAQFQTLVIS
- a CDS encoding DUF151 domain-containing protein; translated protein: MSDVRLTIHGLAWCAQHGHPLLGLCARSERVIWISITPDDAQALSPTACDCASGRSRIYKLLEDSLAASGSTVRETSLMLGLHGELEASIVLDGPVGDLRIPAHPADAIVLACRSRRAITISESDLETVCPELSDTGRATVEDACESTPDPFRAFIESLDLGAIDGTSPL